A single genomic interval of Daucus carota subsp. sativus chromosome 1, DH1 v3.0, whole genome shotgun sequence harbors:
- the LOC108204747 gene encoding E3 ubiquitin-protein ligase AIRP2 isoform X1 — protein MYVSGGGSGGSMRKSFKDSLKILEADIQHANTLASEFPREYDGACVQMRMSYSPAAHLFLFLVQWTDCHLAGALGLLRILIYKVYVDGTTTMSAHERKASIREFYAVIYPSLVQLERGVTDTEDKKQKAVCMERYKRRDDQEHRSDIDIEREEECGICMETNCKIVLPNCYHAMCLKCYHEWRSRSQSCPFCRDSLKRVNSGDLWVYMDSRDIIDPVTLTRDNLRRLFLYIDKLPVIVPDHLFDTYDSHLR, from the exons ATGTATGTCTCAGGTGGTGGCTCTGGTGGGTCTATGAGGAAGTCCTTCAAAGATTCACTCAAAATCCTTGAAGCTGATATTCAACATGCCAATACTTT AGCGTCTGAATTTCCAAGAGAGTATGATGGTGCCTGTGTTCAGATGAGAATGTCATATAGCCCAGCTGCTCATTTGTTCCTTTTTCTGGTACAGTGGACAGATTGTCACCTTGCTGGTGCTCTTGGACTATTGAGAATCTTAATCTACAAG GTCTATGTAGATGGCACCACAACCATGTCAGCCCATGAAAGAAAAGCAAGTATTAGAGAGTTCTATG CTGTTATCTATCCCTCTTTAGTGCAACTTGAAAGAGGAGTTACTGATACAGAAGATAAAAAGCAAAAAGCAGTATGCATGGAAAGGTACAAAAGACGGGATGACCAGGAGCACAGGTCAGATATAGACATTGAGAGGGAAGAAGAATGTGGAATTTGTATGGAGACAAATTGCAAGATCGTCTTGCCCAACTGTTACCATGCTATGTGCTTGAAATGCTACCATGAATG GCGCTCAAGATCACAGTCCTGCCCTTTTTGTCGTGACAGTCTAAAGAGAGTAAACTCGGGTGATCTCTGGGTATATATGGACAGCAGGGACATAATAGATCCGGTAACTCTGACAAGGGATAATCTTAGAAGGCTGTTCTTGTATATAGATAAATTACCGGTGATTGTTCCTGATCACCTTTTTGACACTTATGACTCCCACCTGAGGTAG
- the LOC108204747 gene encoding E3 ubiquitin-protein ligase AIRP2 isoform X2 codes for MRMSYSPAAHLFLFLVQWTDCHLAGALGLLRILIYKVYVDGTTTMSAHERKASIREFYAVIYPSLVQLERGVTDTEDKKQKAVCMERYKRRDDQEHRSDIDIEREEECGICMETNCKIVLPNCYHAMCLKCYHEWRSRSQSCPFCRDSLKRVNSGDLWVYMDSRDIIDPVTLTRDNLRRLFLYIDKLPVIVPDHLFDTYDSHLR; via the exons ATGAGAATGTCATATAGCCCAGCTGCTCATTTGTTCCTTTTTCTGGTACAGTGGACAGATTGTCACCTTGCTGGTGCTCTTGGACTATTGAGAATCTTAATCTACAAG GTCTATGTAGATGGCACCACAACCATGTCAGCCCATGAAAGAAAAGCAAGTATTAGAGAGTTCTATG CTGTTATCTATCCCTCTTTAGTGCAACTTGAAAGAGGAGTTACTGATACAGAAGATAAAAAGCAAAAAGCAGTATGCATGGAAAGGTACAAAAGACGGGATGACCAGGAGCACAGGTCAGATATAGACATTGAGAGGGAAGAAGAATGTGGAATTTGTATGGAGACAAATTGCAAGATCGTCTTGCCCAACTGTTACCATGCTATGTGCTTGAAATGCTACCATGAATG GCGCTCAAGATCACAGTCCTGCCCTTTTTGTCGTGACAGTCTAAAGAGAGTAAACTCGGGTGATCTCTGGGTATATATGGACAGCAGGGACATAATAGATCCGGTAACTCTGACAAGGGATAATCTTAGAAGGCTGTTCTTGTATATAGATAAATTACCGGTGATTGTTCCTGATCACCTTTTTGACACTTATGACTCCCACCTGAGGTAG